Proteins from one Sporichthyaceae bacterium genomic window:
- a CDS encoding ParA family protein, with the protein MHEYGSQHGANARADEQFPPLPPVRAAVPKDRWTAAPPVAAPEPAAPMVPTPGDLFGGAPEAAKLGPTGRPMPEFPEPPPLHRHGPARVIAMCNQKGGVGKTTSTINLGASLAELGRKVLLVDFDPQGALSVGLGINPHELDLTLYNLLLDRNVGIDEVLLKTNVPNLDLLPCNIDLSAAEVQLVNEVAREQTLQRALAPVLDEYDVVIIDCQPSLGLLTVNALTVAHAVIVPLECEYFALRGVALLADTIEKVQQRLNPTLKLEGILATMYDARTVHGREVLSRVVEAFGDTVFHTVIGRTVRFPETTVVGEPITSYASTSTGAKAYRQLAREVLGRLEAE; encoded by the coding sequence ATGCACGAATACGGGTCTCAGCACGGGGCGAACGCCCGGGCCGACGAACAGTTCCCGCCGCTGCCGCCGGTGCGCGCCGCGGTGCCCAAGGACCGCTGGACCGCGGCCCCGCCCGTTGCCGCTCCGGAGCCCGCGGCACCGATGGTGCCCACCCCGGGCGATCTTTTCGGCGGCGCGCCGGAGGCGGCCAAGCTCGGCCCCACCGGACGTCCGATGCCGGAGTTCCCCGAACCCCCGCCGCTCCACCGGCACGGCCCGGCCCGCGTCATCGCGATGTGCAATCAGAAGGGTGGCGTGGGCAAGACCACCTCGACCATCAATCTGGGTGCTTCCCTCGCCGAACTCGGCCGCAAGGTGCTGCTCGTCGACTTCGATCCGCAGGGCGCGTTGTCCGTGGGCCTGGGCATCAATCCGCACGAACTGGATCTGACGCTGTACAACCTGCTGCTGGACCGCAACGTCGGCATCGACGAGGTATTGCTCAAGACCAACGTGCCGAACCTGGACCTGTTGCCCTGCAACATCGACCTGTCCGCCGCCGAGGTGCAGTTGGTCAACGAGGTCGCCCGGGAGCAGACCCTGCAGCGGGCACTGGCCCCCGTGCTCGACGAGTACGACGTGGTGATCATCGACTGCCAGCCGTCGCTGGGCCTGCTCACGGTCAACGCGTTGACCGTCGCGCACGCGGTGATCGTGCCACTGGAGTGCGAGTACTTCGCGCTGCGCGGCGTGGCGCTGCTCGCCGACACCATCGAGAAGGTGCAGCAGCGGCTCAACCCCACCCTGAAGCTCGAGGGCATCCTGGCCACCATGTACGACGCGCGGACCGTGCACGGCCGCGAGGTGCTCTCCAGGGTTGTCGAGGCCTTCGGCGATACTGTGTTCCACACCGTGATCGGACGCACCGTCAGATTCCCGGAGACCACCGTGGTCGGCGAGCCGATCACCTCCTACGCCTCCACCTCCACCGGCGCCAAGGCCTACCGCCAACTGGCCCGCGAGGTGCTCGGCCGCCTCGAAGCGGAGTAA